A genomic window from Populus alba chromosome 19, ASM523922v2, whole genome shotgun sequence includes:
- the LOC118038269 gene encoding GRF1-interacting factor 1 yields MQQHLMQMQPMMAAYYPSNVTTDHIQQYLDENKSLILKIVESQNSGKLSECAENQARLQQNLMYLAAIADCQPQPPTMHAQFPSGGIMQPGAHYMQHQQAQQMTPQALMAARSSMLQYAQQPFSALQQQQALHSQLGMSSGGSAGLHMMQSEANTAGGSGALGAGRFPDFGMDASSRGIAGGSKQDIRSAGSSEGRGGSSGGQGGDGGETLYLKSADDGN; encoded by the exons ATGCAACAGCACCTGATGCAGATGCAGCCCATGATGGCAGCCTATTACCCCAGCAACGTCACTACTGATCATATTCAACAG TATCTGGACGAAAACAAGTCATTGATTTTGAAGATCGTTGAGAGCCAGAATTCAGGGAAACTCAGTGAGTGTGCAGA GAACCAGGCAAGACTGCAACAAAATCTCATGTACTTGGCTGCAATTGCTGATTGTCAGCCCCAACCACCTACCATGCATGCCCAG TTCCCTTCCGGTGGCATTATGCAGCCAGGAGCACATTACATGCAGCATCAACAAGCTCAACAGATGACACCACAAGCCCTTATGGCTGCCCGCTCGTCTATGCTGCAGTATGCTCAACAACCATTCTCAGCGCTTCAACAACAGCAAGCCTTACACAGCCAGCTGGGCATGAGCTCCGGTGGAAGCGCGGGACTTCATATGATGCAAAGCGAGGCTAACACCGCAGGAGGCAGTGGAGCTCTTGGTGCCGGACGATTTCCTGATTTCGGCATGGATGCCTCCAGTAGAGGAATCGCAGGTGGGAGCAAGCAAGATATTCGGAGTGCAGGGTCTAGTGAAGGGCGAGGAGGAAGCTCTGGAGGCCAGGGTGGTGATGGAGGTGAAACCCTTTACTTGAAATCTGCTGATGATGGGAACTGA